A region of Pseudoalteromonas aliena SW19 DNA encodes the following proteins:
- the galU gene encoding UTP--glucose-1-phosphate uridylyltransferase GalU, whose amino-acid sequence MSVLKAVLPVAGLGTRMLPATKATPKEMLPLVDKPLIQYVVNEAVQAGIKEIILVTHASKNSIENHFDTSFELEATLEARVKRSLLDEVRSIVPRGVTIISVRQSAPLGLGHAILEARPIVGNNPFAILLPDVIIDQYKSNLKTDNLAQMITRFETTGHNQIMVEKVPTEQVHNYGVVDLAGKTIMPGENAIIKNMIEKPTGDDAPSNLAITGRYVVSPAIWDLLEYTPPGAGNEIQLTDALLQLRHLEPLEAYHLKGKSHDCGSKLGYMLANVEYAMQSSVMGEEFTKQVKSLMAASIS is encoded by the coding sequence GTGAGTGTATTAAAAGCAGTATTGCCAGTTGCAGGCCTAGGTACAAGAATGTTACCAGCAACAAAAGCAACGCCTAAAGAAATGCTTCCCCTCGTTGATAAACCTTTAATTCAATATGTTGTAAATGAAGCCGTACAAGCTGGAATTAAAGAAATAATACTTGTTACACATGCTTCAAAAAATTCAATAGAGAACCACTTTGATACTAGTTTTGAACTAGAGGCCACGTTAGAAGCGCGTGTAAAACGAAGCTTATTAGATGAAGTGCGATCAATAGTCCCTAGGGGCGTTACTATTATATCTGTTCGTCAATCAGCTCCATTAGGATTAGGCCACGCAATTTTAGAAGCTCGTCCTATAGTTGGTAATAATCCATTCGCAATTTTATTACCCGACGTGATTATAGACCAATATAAGTCGAACCTAAAAACTGATAATTTAGCGCAAATGATCACTCGCTTTGAAACAACAGGCCATAACCAAATAATGGTTGAAAAAGTGCCTACTGAACAAGTCCATAATTATGGTGTTGTTGATCTAGCTGGCAAAACAATAATGCCTGGTGAAAACGCAATAATTAAAAATATGATAGAGAAACCTACTGGCGACGATGCCCCTAGCAATTTAGCTATTACAGGTCGCTACGTAGTCTCTCCAGCTATTTGGGATTTACTCGAATATACTCCCCCAGGTGCTGGTAATGAGATACAACTTACTGATGCGCTACTTCAACTTCGCCACCTAGAACCATTAGAAGCTTACCACTTAAAAGGTAAGTCACATGATTGTGGTTCAAAATTGGGTTATATGCTTGCAAATGTTGAGTATGCAATGCAATCGAGCGTTATGGGTGAAGAATTTACCAAACAAGTTAAAAGCTTAATGGCTGCAAGCATTAGTTAA
- a CDS encoding transglutaminase-like cysteine peptidase, translating into MRFGLCIFILVSFLACAQDMLLYLRNSDIIALAKQHYGEQGHRRIQQWLAFIDESKTESEWQKIHLVNDFFNENIKYKTDDELWLQKDYWATPLESLGVGMGDCEDYVIAKYFTLIALGIPEDKIRFMYVRQRTVNQPHMVLIYFEKPNQIPYVLGNFNTKLLPANKRNDLTPIYSFNGQGLWLAKSKGLGNKVKNSRGVSAWNTMLERIEQGQLSPVKNNYKGTTSYVSAY; encoded by the coding sequence GTGCGCTTTGGACTTTGCATTTTTATATTAGTGTCATTTTTGGCTTGCGCACAAGATATGCTTTTGTATTTACGCAACAGTGATATAATCGCCCTTGCTAAGCAACACTATGGTGAACAAGGCCATCGTCGTATACAACAATGGCTCGCTTTTATTGATGAATCGAAAACTGAAAGCGAGTGGCAAAAAATTCATTTAGTTAATGACTTTTTTAATGAAAATATTAAATATAAAACCGATGATGAACTTTGGTTGCAAAAGGATTATTGGGCAACACCACTTGAGAGTTTAGGTGTGGGTATGGGCGATTGCGAAGATTATGTTATTGCAAAGTACTTTACTTTAATTGCCTTGGGAATACCTGAAGATAAAATCAGGTTTATGTACGTGCGTCAACGTACAGTGAATCAGCCTCATATGGTGCTTATCTATTTTGAAAAGCCAAATCAAATTCCTTATGTATTAGGCAATTTCAACACAAAATTATTACCCGCAAATAAGCGCAACGATTTAACCCCTATTTATAGTTTTAATGGTCAAGGGTTATGGTTAGCTAAATCAAAAGGGTTGGGGAATAAGGTTAAGAATAGTCGTGGCGTATCGGCTTGGAACACTATGCTAGAGAGAATTGAGCAAGGCCAGCTTTCTCCTGTTAAAAATAACTATAAAGGAACTACCAGTTATGTCTCTGCTTACTAA
- a CDS encoding bifunctional diguanylate cyclase/phosphodiesterase: MSLLTKNGLSLKTQVYGLIVAISFISFFIRIITDVDTTRNYLQTQMASHAQDTATSLGLSISPYLEEDSIMIAQTMATAIFDSGYYNHIKFTDAQSNIVFELANPKRVESVPDWFIAMCKLNAPTMQSEINNGWLMAGVLEVTSHTGQSYLTLWQHTKRSLYGSFLLLMASLAIAFLILRAVFKPLKAVEDQAKLVTRKRFTLNNEIPVARELRTVTKAINNMVINLQSTFDSLTKQTQALTEEVYIDQLTGFGNRKSFENHFNSVVGSISEDTPITAMMLTLPSLANINQAVSYQDGDEHVLDAAATLKTLVTDLSNTRVFRLNGSTFIVLAPYDTLFLNKARLELTDAFGQKENSLHINGFANLALIQVDNGSSMGDVLSSLDTGCTIGEGTNVNKIDKDTLLSVNQWRALIKSIINSGEVSFSVQPVKQANSNDKQCYFEVFAHFTHKGEKVNNGHLFAMAEKLNLTEELDKKIIRNFVNVKEQHPDDIFALNISKASLYSTDFIQWLTLYAQTKAVLKNNLLFELHEISLLYNVHVASLHIDAIKEIGINVCIEHFGTSLTSFRYLQGLDVEYVKIDGSYIQDLITNTQSQFFIQTVNNICHGFGIKVITCLIEKPETLKILESLGCDGLQGNLIMPPSKIIKLNGESENKKFTFCSDAIKFCN, translated from the coding sequence ATGTCTCTGCTTACTAAAAATGGATTAAGCTTAAAAACCCAAGTTTATGGGCTTATAGTAGCGATCTCGTTTATTTCATTTTTTATACGTATTATTACAGACGTTGATACCACCCGTAATTATTTACAAACTCAAATGGCAAGCCATGCTCAAGATACCGCAACGAGCTTAGGGCTTTCTATATCACCCTACTTAGAAGAAGATAGCATCATGATTGCCCAAACAATGGCAACGGCTATTTTTGACTCTGGGTATTATAATCATATTAAATTTACTGACGCGCAAAGCAATATTGTTTTTGAGCTTGCTAATCCTAAACGGGTCGAATCAGTGCCTGATTGGTTTATAGCTATGTGTAAATTAAATGCCCCGACTATGCAGTCTGAAATCAATAATGGTTGGCTAATGGCAGGTGTGCTTGAAGTAACAAGCCATACGGGGCAATCTTACTTAACACTTTGGCAGCACACTAAACGTAGCTTATACGGCTCATTTTTATTGTTAATGGCATCACTTGCCATCGCATTTTTAATCTTACGGGCTGTGTTCAAACCTTTAAAAGCGGTAGAAGACCAAGCAAAGTTAGTTACTCGCAAACGTTTTACATTAAATAACGAAATACCAGTTGCCAGAGAACTTCGTACAGTAACTAAAGCCATTAATAACATGGTTATTAATTTACAAAGTACATTTGACTCTTTAACAAAACAAACCCAAGCGCTTACTGAAGAGGTCTACATTGATCAGTTAACTGGTTTTGGTAATCGAAAGTCGTTTGAAAATCACTTTAACTCTGTTGTTGGGAGTATTAGTGAAGACACGCCAATTACAGCGATGATGCTTACACTACCCTCGCTGGCTAATATAAATCAAGCTGTAAGCTATCAAGACGGTGATGAACATGTACTTGATGCAGCCGCAACGCTTAAAACTCTTGTTACTGACTTATCGAATACACGAGTATTTAGGTTAAACGGAAGTACCTTTATTGTACTCGCTCCCTACGACACTTTATTCTTAAATAAAGCCCGTTTAGAGTTAACCGATGCATTTGGTCAAAAAGAAAATAGCTTACACATTAATGGATTTGCTAATTTAGCACTTATTCAAGTTGATAATGGCTCTTCTATGGGTGACGTTTTATCGTCACTCGATACTGGCTGCACGATTGGTGAAGGCACTAACGTCAATAAAATCGATAAAGATACTTTATTAAGCGTAAATCAATGGCGCGCACTTATTAAATCTATTATCAATTCTGGCGAAGTCAGTTTTTCAGTACAACCTGTTAAGCAAGCAAACTCGAATGACAAGCAATGTTACTTTGAAGTGTTTGCTCACTTTACGCACAAGGGTGAGAAAGTAAATAATGGTCATTTATTCGCTATGGCTGAAAAATTGAATCTCACTGAAGAACTAGATAAAAAAATAATCCGTAACTTTGTTAATGTTAAAGAGCAACACCCTGATGATATATTTGCCCTGAATATCAGCAAGGCATCATTGTACTCCACAGATTTTATTCAGTGGCTAACACTGTATGCGCAAACCAAAGCTGTACTCAAAAACAACCTATTATTTGAACTGCATGAAATTAGTTTACTTTACAATGTACACGTCGCGTCTTTGCACATTGATGCTATAAAAGAAATTGGTATCAATGTATGTATTGAGCACTTTGGCACTAGTTTAACCTCGTTTAGGTATCTACAAGGTCTTGATGTTGAATATGTGAAAATTGACGGCAGTTATATACAAGACTTAATTACGAATACCCAGAGCCAGTTTTTTATTCAGACCGTTAATAACATTTGTCATGGTTTTGGTATCAAAGTAATAACCTGTTTAATCGAAAAGCCAGAAACCTTAAAAATATTAGAAAGCTTGGGTTGTGACGGGTTGCAAGGTAATTTAATTATGCCCCCGTCAAAAATCATTAAATTAAATGGCGAAAGTGAAAATAAAAAGTTTACTTTCTGTTCGGATGCGATAAAATTTTGCAATTAG
- a CDS encoding O-antigen ligase family protein, with amino-acid sequence MNRFIFFCICTILFLLPLPLGSYRPWAILAMGILIAATFCTHLVNSVINDKQALYPPLYSWPLFSVLGVVVLVCGIQLLGTSVDAFQTKQMLLKTGFMILFCWLIFIYCNNALRIRKLIYAIICAGVFQALYASYLNLSPDIVSPLFSYKHTDRAIGTFTYSNFLANYLSLCLCLGIGVLISELKRSNSDYKQTFEQTMRAWAEILLSSKIILRVSLIIIIVALILTRSRMGNSAFFIALMIISALALFIYKQKPRSFKLLIVSFFIIDLIIIGAIFDVEKVKQRITETSLHSETRDEVVRDSIPLILDHPFLGAGGGTFYTAFPQYQSEPYSGYYDNAHNDYVQFAAELGIPATSLLGLLVLYCLWLSISTMRKRKTALFQGVAFACATAIVAMLLHSSVDYSLQAGANSMLFITILCLAILTNKLPAPKRNRKEHG; translated from the coding sequence TTGAATCGTTTCATATTCTTTTGTATCTGCACCATACTATTTTTACTTCCCCTCCCTTTAGGCAGTTATAGGCCTTGGGCTATTTTAGCTATGGGCATTTTAATTGCTGCTACGTTTTGTACTCACTTAGTTAATAGTGTTATAAACGACAAGCAAGCGCTTTATCCTCCGTTATACTCTTGGCCTTTATTTAGTGTGCTTGGCGTTGTTGTTTTGGTGTGTGGCATACAGTTATTAGGCACCAGTGTAGATGCTTTTCAAACAAAGCAAATGCTTCTTAAAACTGGCTTTATGATACTGTTTTGCTGGTTAATATTTATCTACTGTAATAATGCTCTTCGAATCAGAAAACTCATTTATGCCATTATTTGTGCGGGTGTATTCCAAGCCTTATATGCCAGTTACTTAAATCTGTCACCCGATATCGTTAGCCCTTTGTTTAGTTATAAGCATACTGATCGTGCAATTGGGACATTTACATACTCTAACTTTTTAGCAAACTATTTATCTCTGTGCTTATGTTTAGGTATTGGTGTTTTGATCAGCGAGTTAAAAAGAAGTAATAGTGATTATAAACAAACTTTTGAGCAAACCATGCGAGCTTGGGCTGAAATATTATTAAGTTCCAAAATTATATTACGAGTGTCTTTAATTATAATTATTGTTGCACTTATTTTAACCCGCAGCCGCATGGGTAACTCGGCCTTTTTTATTGCTCTGATGATAATAAGTGCCCTCGCTTTATTTATATACAAACAAAAGCCTCGATCATTCAAATTACTCATTGTTAGTTTTTTTATTATTGATTTAATTATCATTGGTGCCATATTTGATGTAGAAAAAGTAAAGCAGAGGATCACTGAAACTAGCTTACATTCAGAAACTCGTGACGAAGTAGTTCGCGACTCAATTCCGCTTATATTAGATCATCCGTTTTTAGGCGCCGGCGGTGGTACGTTTTATACCGCGTTCCCTCAGTATCAATCTGAGCCCTACTCTGGCTACTATGATAACGCTCACAATGATTATGTTCAGTTTGCAGCCGAACTTGGCATACCCGCTACATCACTACTTGGTTTGCTTGTGCTTTATTGTTTATGGTTGAGTATTTCGACGATGCGAAAGCGTAAAACGGCGCTATTTCAGGGAGTGGCCTTTGCTTGTGCCACAGCCATAGTCGCGATGCTACTACACTCATCGGTTGACTACTCACTGCAGGCCGGCGCAAATTCAATGCTATTTATCACTATTTTATGCTTAGCAATATTAACCAATAAATTACCTGCGCCCAAGCGAAACCGAAAAGAGCATGGTTAA
- a CDS encoding alkaline phosphatase D family protein, with protein sequence MMTKTGQLPILLMGPMVRRAEQAGVCIQFATSKPANCRIDLINNESYSEQQSIALGEHLFLHFVVIKPINEQFPLDTQLPYALFIDGKSIDSSPWCFENQPTPAFVIPNKLTDILHGSCRNAHHPAKDSLVSASKWQNTQRSKNEQGAQLLLLSGDQVYADDVAGPMLLVIYQLIDQLGIYKEQPLELALPSDINEQLYNRHHFLPKTPWQNRSKLGVGYWLKKDEPHFSSVKAYNHLIYFEEYIALYLLNFSAVAWACVDLEKTQYTEQNNKNQTIFNAEKTALIDYAEGLSEVERLFANVSTLMMFDDHDVTDDWNLTAGWEQAISQNKSSKRIVSNGLASYWLFQGIGNDALTKTSALIQPFKDSLVDEDVWQFKAFDKSLHEFNYWHYELTTTPKVVVLDTRTHRWRNESNFNEPSGLLDWARLTDLEESLLSHEQVIIVSPAPVFGVKSIEAIQAMFNICGQPLMVDVENWMAHEGSAKKLLDTFRRTDTPNETLILSGDVHYSFCFSVQKRFGDHPNRIWQLTASGIKNEFPRKLINVLDKLDSILYGPKSPLNFFTKRWHMEVDKHQTIDEGQKYLVSDSAISLITLEQGNLSRYQLIHGDGHLTEFDLEHN encoded by the coding sequence ATGATGACTAAAACGGGGCAACTTCCTATTTTACTAATGGGGCCAATGGTGCGCCGTGCAGAGCAAGCGGGTGTGTGCATTCAGTTTGCTACATCCAAGCCTGCAAATTGTCGTATAGATCTTATAAATAACGAAAGTTACAGTGAACAGCAAAGTATTGCGCTAGGCGAACACTTATTTTTACACTTTGTTGTTATAAAACCTATAAACGAGCAGTTTCCTCTCGATACACAGCTCCCTTATGCGCTTTTTATCGATGGTAAGAGCATTGATTCATCTCCTTGGTGTTTTGAAAATCAGCCAACTCCCGCGTTTGTAATTCCCAATAAACTGACTGATATTTTGCATGGTTCGTGTCGTAACGCACATCACCCAGCAAAAGATAGTTTAGTATCGGCAAGTAAATGGCAAAATACTCAGCGCAGTAAGAATGAACAAGGCGCGCAGCTACTTTTGCTCAGCGGCGATCAGGTGTATGCCGATGATGTAGCAGGGCCTATGTTGTTGGTTATTTATCAATTAATAGATCAGCTTGGCATATATAAAGAGCAACCACTTGAGCTTGCTTTACCCAGCGATATAAACGAGCAGCTTTATAATAGGCATCATTTTCTACCTAAAACGCCTTGGCAAAATCGTTCTAAGTTAGGCGTAGGTTATTGGTTAAAAAAAGACGAACCGCACTTTTCAAGCGTCAAGGCTTACAATCACCTTATTTATTTTGAAGAATATATCGCGCTCTATTTGCTGAATTTTAGTGCGGTAGCTTGGGCATGTGTTGATCTAGAGAAGACGCAATATACAGAGCAAAATAATAAAAATCAGACTATTTTCAATGCTGAAAAAACGGCTCTAATTGATTATGCAGAAGGTTTGAGTGAGGTAGAGCGGTTATTTGCCAATGTATCTACGTTGATGATGTTTGACGATCACGATGTCACGGATGATTGGAATCTTACTGCTGGGTGGGAGCAAGCAATAAGTCAAAATAAAAGTAGTAAACGTATTGTGAGCAATGGCTTAGCCAGTTATTGGTTGTTTCAAGGAATAGGTAATGATGCACTCACTAAAACAAGCGCATTAATACAACCGTTCAAAGATAGCTTAGTTGATGAGGATGTTTGGCAATTTAAAGCATTTGACAAGTCCTTACATGAGTTTAACTACTGGCATTACGAACTAACTACAACACCTAAAGTTGTTGTGCTAGACACTCGTACACACCGCTGGCGTAACGAGTCAAACTTTAACGAACCGTCTGGTTTACTGGATTGGGCGCGTTTAACTGATCTTGAAGAAAGCCTGTTAAGTCACGAACAAGTTATTATTGTATCGCCGGCCCCCGTGTTTGGTGTTAAATCAATAGAAGCGATTCAAGCCATGTTTAATATTTGTGGGCAACCGCTTATGGTTGACGTAGAAAATTGGATGGCACACGAAGGCTCGGCTAAAAAATTACTTGATACGTTTAGACGCACAGACACACCTAACGAAACACTTATTCTATCTGGAGACGTACATTACTCGTTCTGTTTTTCGGTGCAAAAGCGTTTTGGTGATCACCCCAACCGAATTTGGCAACTCACTGCCAGTGGCATTAAAAACGAATTCCCTCGTAAACTTATAAACGTACTTGATAAGCTCGACTCCATTTTATACGGTCCAAAAAGTCCATTAAACTTTTTTACAAAGCGCTGGCATATGGAAGTAGATAAACACCAAACTATAGATGAAGGGCAAAAATATTTAGTGAGTGATTCGGCTATTAGTTTAATAACCTTAGAGCAGGGGAATTTATCCCGCTACCAGCTTATCCATGGCGACGGGCATTTAACTGAGTTTGATTTAGAGCATAACTAA
- a CDS encoding TatD family hydrolase gives MIVDSHCHLDRLDFDKLDLNLDQVLDKARAKKIEHFLCVSVTLDQFPSMLDKIKHYADVSASCGVHPLDQKDALNKQLLTELASHEKVVAIGETGLDYYYAKDTHAVQQASFVGHIEVANELQKPLIIHTRDARDDTINLMREHKAENCGGVLHCFTEDWDMAKKAIDMGFYISISGIVTFKNAVELKDVVKKIPLDRLLIETDSPYLAPVPHRGQTNQPAYVEDVAYYISELNGISFNELAKATTDNFYSLFKLAAKG, from the coding sequence TTGATAGTAGATTCACATTGCCATTTAGACCGTCTTGATTTTGATAAACTCGATTTAAACCTTGACCAAGTGCTTGATAAAGCACGCGCAAAAAAGATTGAACATTTTTTATGTGTAAGCGTAACACTTGATCAGTTTCCAAGTATGCTCGATAAAATTAAGCATTATGCTGATGTATCAGCCTCTTGTGGTGTTCATCCGCTTGATCAAAAAGACGCGCTCAATAAACAATTATTAACCGAACTCGCATCGCATGAAAAAGTAGTTGCGATTGGCGAAACAGGCCTAGATTACTACTACGCAAAAGACACACACGCAGTGCAACAAGCTAGTTTTGTTGGGCATATTGAAGTGGCTAACGAATTGCAAAAGCCGTTAATTATTCATACTCGTGATGCACGCGACGACACTATTAACTTAATGCGTGAGCATAAAGCTGAAAATTGCGGCGGTGTATTACATTGTTTTACAGAAGATTGGGATATGGCTAAAAAAGCCATAGACATGGGTTTTTATATCTCTATTTCAGGCATTGTTACGTTTAAAAATGCGGTAGAGCTAAAAGACGTTGTTAAAAAAATTCCACTCGATCGTTTATTAATAGAGACCGACTCGCCTTATTTAGCGCCAGTACCCCATCGCGGGCAAACTAATCAGCCAGCGTACGTAGAAGATGTCGCTTATTATATAAGTGAATTAAATGGTATTAGTTTTAACGAGTTAGCTAAAGCGACGACTGACAATTTTTACTCTTTATTTAAATTAGCAGCTAAAGGCTAA
- a CDS encoding PilZ domain-containing protein, producing the protein MQELLVDIDDLDELYRCYMPYLNKGGLFVRTNMRYEAGHSLALRVTLPDALEDDVVTGKVSWITPQGAQSSNPPGIGISFLDDKTNLNAKIEKLLGTMLNSGNPTYTM; encoded by the coding sequence ATGCAAGAGCTATTAGTTGATATAGATGACCTCGATGAGTTATATCGCTGTTATATGCCTTATCTAAACAAAGGGGGCTTGTTTGTGCGAACGAATATGCGCTACGAAGCGGGTCATTCATTGGCGCTTAGAGTCACATTACCCGATGCACTAGAGGATGACGTAGTCACCGGTAAAGTATCGTGGATCACTCCTCAAGGCGCACAAAGTTCAAACCCGCCTGGCATAGGTATTAGCTTTTTAGATGATAAAACAAACCTAAATGCCAAGATCGAAAAACTACTGGGGACTATGTTAAACTCCGGTAATCCAACTTACACCATGTAG
- a CDS encoding DNA polymerase III subunit, which produces MALPWLHDTEQRLAQSFRGHRFHHAQLFCGPIGVGKFELSDQLANALLCQNVVAQSAAPNSILAPCGHCKSCSLTLAGTHPDKRLTQVDGQSIGVDDIRGISDFMHHSAAQNGNKVVVIENCEKMTTAAANALLKTLEEPSNSRFLILTTSQAAQLPATILSRCAKTDVKVTNTQLAQQWLEALQITGYSWLPLFYNQPLQIKHWQEQNQLQSIDMLYKFATEFKQSHNFKALVDIINKQPELVRIFTLFLSEQLKQQLLQGMNFEAYQVAQQALSEFLQNNTKILGLNLSLAVSRLAYILRNQ; this is translated from the coding sequence ATGGCATTGCCTTGGTTACACGATACAGAGCAACGCTTAGCGCAAAGCTTTCGTGGCCATCGCTTTCATCATGCGCAATTATTTTGCGGGCCTATTGGTGTTGGTAAATTTGAGTTAAGTGATCAGTTAGCTAATGCACTATTGTGCCAAAATGTAGTGGCGCAATCAGCGGCTCCTAACAGCATTTTAGCCCCGTGCGGACATTGTAAGAGTTGTTCGTTAACGCTCGCGGGTACACATCCCGATAAACGTTTAACGCAGGTAGATGGACAAAGTATAGGCGTAGATGATATTCGGGGTATTAGTGATTTTATGCATCACTCTGCAGCGCAAAATGGCAACAAAGTTGTTGTCATCGAAAACTGTGAAAAAATGACAACAGCCGCAGCAAATGCATTATTAAAAACATTAGAAGAGCCAAGTAATAGCCGATTTTTAATACTGACCACAAGCCAAGCTGCGCAACTTCCAGCGACTATATTGAGCCGTTGTGCTAAAACCGATGTAAAAGTAACAAACACACAGCTTGCCCAGCAATGGCTTGAAGCATTGCAAATTACCGGTTATAGCTGGTTACCTCTTTTTTACAACCAGCCGTTACAAATAAAGCACTGGCAAGAACAAAATCAGCTACAAAGTATTGATATGCTCTATAAATTTGCAACTGAGTTTAAACAAAGTCATAATTTCAAAGCGTTAGTCGATATTATAAATAAACAGCCTGAGCTTGTTCGTATATTTACTTTGTTCTTAAGTGAGCAATTAAAGCAGCAGCTGTTGCAAGGTATGAACTTTGAAGCGTATCAAGTTGCGCAACAAGCACTGAGCGAGTTTTTGCAAAATAATACAAAGATCCTTGGCCTTAATTTATCGCTGGCAGTATCGCGATTAGCGTACATATTACGTAATCAATAA
- the tmk gene encoding dTMP kinase, with translation MKPKFIVIEGLEGAGKSTAISLCQDFLNKKQIDFINVREPGGTPLAESLRTLVKAEHTEEIAFETELLIMYAARSQLMHNVINPALEQGKWILADRHDLSSQAYQGGGRGISSNTLASLSSMVLKGLKPDLTIYLDIDPVIGLERAKGRGELDRIEQEAIEFFQRTRMRYLELASDDSSIQTVDANQDIDKVHRDITNVLRTFFEGLK, from the coding sequence ATGAAACCAAAATTTATCGTTATTGAAGGCCTAGAAGGCGCTGGTAAATCTACGGCAATTTCATTATGCCAAGATTTCTTAAACAAAAAACAGATCGACTTTATAAACGTACGCGAACCAGGTGGTACACCGCTAGCCGAGTCACTACGCACCCTTGTAAAAGCAGAACACACTGAAGAAATTGCATTCGAGACCGAGCTGTTAATTATGTATGCGGCACGTTCGCAGTTGATGCATAACGTAATTAATCCAGCGCTTGAACAAGGCAAATGGATACTTGCGGATCGTCATGATTTATCGTCTCAAGCCTATCAAGGTGGCGGGCGTGGTATTAGCTCAAATACACTCGCGTCGTTATCGTCAATGGTATTAAAAGGGCTAAAACCTGATTTAACTATTTACCTTGATATTGACCCTGTTATTGGCCTTGAACGCGCGAAAGGGCGAGGTGAGTTAGATCGTATAGAACAAGAAGCGATTGAGTTTTTTCAACGTACACGTATGCGTTACCTTGAGCTTGCTAGTGACGATAGTTCAATTCAAACAGTTGATGCAAATCAAGATATTGACAAAGTGCATCGTGATATCACCAACGTATTACGTACATTTTTTGAAGGGTTAAAATAA
- the mltG gene encoding endolytic transglycosylase MltG encodes MLKVILSVLFLAVITTAIGYQQLQATINTPLMVTNNTQFEVKRGTGFNKLCKQWQANNWVDSCWRYQIIAKLDPTLTDLKAGLYVLSNTSVISNIKKINQGQQVSFSFTIIEGQALRDVLAAIKNTTNLKNDLNIEQLSQQILSSDIHLEGWLFPDTYHYHNNDTASSVLKRAAQKMQQTLDDAWQQRAQNLPYNSAYEVLIMASIIEKETGLASERPLIASAFVNRLNTNMRLQTDPTVIYGLGENFDGDIKRKDLRDYTPYNTYRIKGLPPTPIAMPSKAAILAAVNPPHSEYVYFVAKGDGSHQFSTTLKQHNAAVKTYILNKKN; translated from the coding sequence GTGTTAAAAGTTATTTTATCAGTGCTTTTTTTAGCTGTTATAACGACTGCTATTGGTTATCAGCAATTACAAGCGACAATAAATACCCCTTTAATGGTAACAAATAACACCCAGTTTGAAGTCAAACGCGGCACTGGCTTTAATAAGCTCTGTAAGCAGTGGCAAGCTAATAATTGGGTCGATAGCTGCTGGCGTTATCAAATAATCGCAAAACTAGATCCAACACTCACCGATTTAAAAGCGGGACTTTACGTGCTTTCAAATACGAGCGTTATCAGTAACATAAAAAAAATAAATCAAGGGCAACAAGTTAGCTTTAGTTTTACTATTATTGAAGGCCAAGCACTGCGCGATGTGTTAGCGGCGATTAAAAATACCACTAACTTAAAAAATGATTTAAACATTGAGCAACTAAGTCAGCAAATATTGAGTAGCGATATACACCTTGAAGGGTGGTTATTTCCCGATACGTACCATTATCATAATAACGATACCGCAAGCAGTGTGCTAAAACGTGCAGCGCAAAAAATGCAGCAAACACTCGATGATGCATGGCAGCAACGGGCACAAAATTTACCTTATAACTCAGCTTATGAAGTATTAATAATGGCTTCAATTATTGAAAAAGAAACGGGGCTTGCCAGCGAGCGTCCGTTAATTGCCTCAGCGTTTGTAAATAGATTAAATACCAATATGCGCCTTCAAACCGATCCAACCGTAATATATGGGTTAGGAGAGAATTTTGATGGTGATATTAAACGCAAAGACTTACGCGACTACACACCCTACAATACGTATCGTATTAAGGGGTTGCCGCCTACACCGATAGCCATGCCATCCAAAGCCGCTATTTTAGCCGCTGTTAATCCACCTCACAGTGAATACGTTTACTTTGTCGCAAAAGGTGATGGCAGTCATCAATTTTCAACCACGTTAAAACAGCACAATGCAGCAGTTAAAACGTATATATTAAATAAAAAGAATTAA